The following coding sequences are from one Zalophus californianus isolate mZalCal1 chromosome 15, mZalCal1.pri.v2, whole genome shotgun sequence window:
- the ATOH7 gene encoding protein atonal homolog 7, translating to MTYSLRRATLGSGSIDRLARRCLSGRVSSAPPSFRRGMKSCKPSNAAAAARAAAPCAVGAECAGACAGAGRLESAARRRLAANARERRRMQGLNTAFDRLRRVVPQWGQDKKLSKYETLQMALSYIMALTRILAEAERFGSERDWVSLHCEHFGRDHYLPFAGAKLPGESEPYGQRLFGFQPEPFQMAI from the coding sequence ATGACTTACTCGCTCAGAAGAGCCACGTTGGGGAGCGGCTCGATAGACCGGCTCGCGCGCAGGTGCCTAAGCGGGCGAGTGAGCTCAGCGCCTCCCTCCTTCCGGCGGGGGATGAAGTCCTGCAAGCCCAGCAACGCGGCGGCGGCAGCGCGCGCCGCGGCCCCGTGCGCAGTTGGCGCCGAGTGCGCGGGTGCGTGCGCCGGGGCTGGAAGGCTGGAGAGCGCGGCGCGCAGGCGCTTGGCGGCCAACGCACGCGAGCGCCGTCGCATGCAGGGTCTCAACACGGCGTTCGATCGCCTGCGCAGGGTGGTGCCCCAGTGGGGCCAGGATAAAAAGCTGTCCAAGTATGAGACCCTGCAGATGGCACTGAGCTACATCATGGCGCTGACCCGTATCCTGGCCGAGGCCGAGCGATTCGGCTCGGAGCGGGACTGGGTCAGTCTCCACTGTGAGCACTTTGGCCGCGACCACTACCTTCCGTTTGCGGGCGCGAAGCTACCGGGTGAGAGCGAGCCCTACGGCCAGAGGCTCTTCGGCTTCCAGCCAGAGCCCTTTCAGATGGCCATTTAG